The genomic window ATCTTCAATGAATATCCAATCAGTTTTTCGGCTTCCTGAAAATCTTCATTATCCAAAAGACATTTTATATAATATTGAGGAACATTCAGGTTTGTCACATCACATAGCATTGCTTCTTCAAAATACAATTTGGCTTTTTCATAATCACATAACATTTCACTGTAAATTCTTCCCATCAAACACAAGCTGTCTGCATCTTCAGGATCATAAGACAATGCATAATTCAACGCTTCCAGACAATCCGGCAAGCTGTACGGATAATTGTCTAAAGCCTCAAAGTAATATTTATTTTTAGTTAAGGTCATTTTTGTATTTTTTTAATTCATTTTTCAGCTGGTTTCTTTGCTTTTTGAAAGATTTTTCCTGATAATTCCTTTTAAAATCAGTTCCGGAAAATGTACGGACCGGATTTCCTCTCTGCACCTGCAAATGATTGTTCCAGGTTTCCTGCATTCTTTTCTGAAGCCGAACAATATTCTGTTCCAATACTTTTTCTTTCAATCTTGTAATGGAAAGCTTCTTATTTTCCAGTTGCGAACGGGAGTCCTGTACGAAAACACTTTGTCCTGTCGGAATATAAGTAGCACGAACAGCCGTGTTCACTTTATTTACGTTTTGCCCGCCACTTCCCTGACTTCTCGTCGTCTGAAACTGAATATCTTTTTCATTAAAATTAATTTTCTCCAAACCTTCCAGCTCAAAAACACCGATGAACCAGTTGCTTCTTTTATGCAGTTTCCGGAACGTACTTTTACCCGTCCAGCAAATACTTCCTAACCAATTGCTTAAAAACTCATTTACATCTTTTGCTTTTAAAAGTAGGGTTACAGATTTTAAAGTCAGGTTTTCATCACCATTCTCCCGATGGATGATATCGTAGTCTATTGTATTATCTTTTGCATCCTCAAGAAAAACCTTCAGAAC from Chryseobacterium camelliae includes these protein-coding regions:
- a CDS encoding tetratricopeptide repeat protein, which translates into the protein MTLTKNKYYFEALDNYPYSLPDCLEALNYALSYDPEDADSLCLMGRIYSEMLCDYEKAKLYFEEAMLCDVTNLNVPQYYIKCLLDNEDFQEAEKLIGYSLKIKGIDKSALWSYRSLLSEKRGSFANALKFLDEAEKYCFTEYSWNAIKDRKKFIKSKMPKKNKIKKKKETK
- the prfH gene encoding peptide chain release factor H, with protein sequence MEKLIQITSGRGPLECQWVVAKVLKVFLEDAKDNTIDYDIIHRENGDENLTLKSVTLLLKAKDVNEFLSNWLGSICWTGKSTFRKLHKRSNWFIGVFELEGLEKINFNEKDIQFQTTRSQGSGGQNVNKVNTAVRATYIPTGQSVFVQDSRSQLENKKLSITRLKEKVLEQNIVRLQKRMQETWNNHLQVQRGNPVRTFSGTDFKRNYQEKSFKKQRNQLKNELKKYKNDLN